TTAAAACTAAAACGCCCAGGTTTATAACCTCTAATAGCGGCTTCGGGAGTTTTAGCAAATAAACTTCTAATTTCGCCAAATGTACCCGTATATGTTGCAGGATTTGAACGAGGAGTTCTACCAATTGGAGATTGGTCAATATCAATAACTTTATCAATATGTTCTAGGCCTTCAATTTTTTTATAAGGCATTGGTTTTTTTACACCACGATAAATATGAGCATTTAAAATAGGATATAAAGTTTCATTAATTAAAGTCGATTTTCCACTTCCAGAAACACCTGTAACACAAATCATTTGTCCTAAAGGAAATTTAACAGTAACATTTTTTAAATTATTTCCTGATGCTCCAGAAAGTTTAATAAAATTTCCATTTCCTTTTCTTCGTTCTGTTGGGATGGCTATTTTTTTTCTTCCTGTTAAATAATCGGCAGTTAATGTATTGTGTAATTTTAAATCTTCAAAAGTTCCTTGACTTACAATTTCTCCTCCGTGGATTCCTGCACCTGTACCGATATCTAATACAAAATCGGCTTGTTCAATCATGTCTTTGTCATGTTCAACGACTAAAACTGAGTTTCCGATATCACGAAGTTTTATAAGCGATTTAATCAGTTTTTCATTATCACGCTGATGTAAACCGATACTTGGTTCATCTAAAATATATAAAACACCAACTAATTGCGAACCAATTTGAGTAGCTAATCGAATTCGCTGTGCTTCGCCTCCAGATAATGATTTTGAAGTTCTATCTAATGTTAAATAATCTAAACCAACATCTAATAAAAACTGTATTCTTGTGCGTATTTCTTTTAATATTTCACTAGCAATTATTAATTGTTTTTCTGATAAACTACTTTCAATATCTTTAAACCAAGCAGCTAATTCAGTCACGTCCATTTGAGCTAAATCACTAATATTTTTATTATTGAATTTAAAATGAAGCGCTTCTTTTTTTAATCTTTTTCCTTCGCAGACAGAGCAAGTGACTTCATCCATAAAGTCTTTTGCCCATCGTTTTATGGTTGTGCTTTCTGCATTTTTATATTGATTTTCTATAAAAGCGATAATTCCTTCAAAATCAATTTCATAATTTCGAGTTACACCAAGTTCTTTGGAATTTATTTCAAATTTTTCATTTCCTCCATATAAAATAATTTCCAAGGCATTTGCAGGAATTTTATTTATTGGGTCGGTAAGTTTAAAATTATGTCTGTCGGCAATTGTTTGTAATTGTTTAAAAATCCAACTACTTTTTTGATTTCCTAAAGGAACAATTCCACCATTTTTGATAGAAATACTATCATCAGGAATTAATTTTTTTATATTGATTTCATCTGTAATTCCAAGTCCGTTACAATTACCGCAAGCACCTCTTGGCGAATTAAATGAAAACGAATTTGGTTCAGGGTTTGGATATGCAATTCCTGTACTAGGACACATTAATTCACGACTAAAATAACGAGGTTTATCATCAATATGAATAGCATCAACATCAATAACCATTAAAATATTATTACCTGTATATAAGGCAGTTTTAATGGTTTCTTCTAAGCGTTTTTCTGATTTTTCATTGATAACTAAACGATCAATAACCACTTCAATATCGTGAGTTTTATATCGGTCTAGTTTCATTCCTTTAACAATTTCTTTTATTTCGCCATCAACACGAACTTTAACAAAACCTTGTTTGGCTATTTGTTCAAAAAGTTCACGATAATGTCCTTTTCTGGCTCTAATTAAAGGCGCAAGAACAGCTATACGTTTTTCGTTAAAATCTTTTAAAATCAATTTTCTGATTTGTTCATCAGAATAACTGACCATTTTTTCGTTGGTATTATACGAGTAAGCATCCGAGGCACGAGAAAAAAGTAATCGTAAAAAATCATAAATTTCCGTAATTGTTCCTACTGTTGAACGTGGACTTTTATTAGTTGTTTTTTGTTCGATAGCAATAACAGGCGATAAACCATCAATTTTATCAACATCGGGTCTTTCTAGTCCGCCTAAAAACTGACGAGCATATGCTGAAAAAGTTTCAATATATCTGCGCTGTCCTTCGGCATAAATAGTGTCGAAAGCTAATGATGATTTTCCGCTTCCGCTTAGTCCTGTAATAACAACAAGTTTTTCACGAGGAATTTTAACATCAATGTTTTTTAAGTTGTGAGCCCTAGCTCCGTATACTTCAATATATTCTTGTTCTTTCAAAGTGCGTTTTTTACCAGAAAAGCAAAGTTACAGAAACCATCTTTATTTTGAAGCTGATGTTATAAACAAATCAGTGTAATTTGGTATCTTGCAATTAAAAGGAATTAATATGAAACTTATTCATGGTGTACGCCATTTTTTTGAACGACATGGTTTTGATGTATCTTCTCGGCTTGCTGATAAATTAGGTATGCGAGCAACTAATGTGCGCTTATTTTTTATTTATATATCGTTTGTAACGGTAGGTTTATCGTTTGGTGTGTATTTAACATTGGCATTTTTATTGAAATTAAAAGATATGATTTATACTAAAAGAACATCTGTTTTTGATTTATGATAAAAGCGATGTTTAAATCAAGATTGTATAAAGCAATCTTTTTTTCGGTACTTATTTTATCAATAGGAGTAGGCGGATATTTAATTTTGTTTGATTATTCTTTTATTGATGCTTTATATATGACTATAATTACCATTACCACAATTGGTTTTGGCGAAGTTCATCCGTTTGGAACGGGGGAAAAAATATTTACTATCGGTTTAATATTATCAAGTTTATTCATTTTTGGATATGCAGTTTCCTTGTTTTCAGAATATCTAATTAGTGGGCAATTTTTTTATCAATTAAAAACAAAAAAAGTGCAAAAAAAAATAGAAAAATTAAAAGGACACACCATTGTTTGTGGATACGGTAGAAACGGAAAACAAGCTATTTCAAAATTATATAGCTACAATAAAAAGTTAGTTGTTATAGAAAAGTATGAAGATATTATTAAAGAATTAGATGAAAATGAAATATTAAATATTCAAGGAGATGCAACAACCGATGAGGCATTACTAAAAGCAGGAATTTTAAATGCAGATTATTTAATAACAGTTTTACCTTCGGATGCTGATAATTTATTTGTTGTATTAACGGCAAGTCAGTTAAATAAAAAATGTAAAATAATAAGTAGAGCTTCAGAAGAATCGTCTTGTAGTAAACTTAAAATTGCGGGTGCTGATAATGTAATTATGCCTGATAAATTAGGCGGTGCACATATGGCGTCTTTAGTAGTTACTCCTGATGTTATCGAGTTTGTAGATAGACTAACAATAGAAGGTGATACAACAGCAAATTTAGAAGAAATAAAGATTGACAACTTACCAAAAGAATATTTGAATAGAACTATTTTAGATTTAGATATACGAAAAAAGACAGGCTGTACCGTTATTGGGTATCATACAAAAAATAAAGAATATATTATCAATCCTGAAGCTTCTTTAAGTCTTAAAGCTGGAGGAAACTTAATCGTTTTAGGTCGTCCTGAACAAATAATTAAACTAAGAGAATTATTTTAATGAAAAACGAAATGAAAAAAGTAATTATTACAGGAACTAATGGATTGTTAGGGCAAAGTTTAGTTAATTTATTATTAGAAGAAAAAGAAAAATATCAAGTAATTGGTTTTTCTCGAGGAGAAAATAGAAGCGGAAGAAATGATTTTGAATATGTTTCTATTGATATTACAGATGAAAAAAACTTATTAAAAAACTTAAAAGAATATCAGCCAGATATTATTGTAAATACGGCTGCAATGACAAACGTTGACGCTTGTGAAGATAATAAAACAGCCTGTGATATTTTAAATATTGATGTTATTGAAAACTTAAAAATATTTTCAGCCGATAATAATACGCACTTAATTCATTTATCAACAGATTTTATTTTTGATGGTGAAAATGGTCCTTATAAAGAAACCGATACGCCAAATCCATTAAGTTATTATGGTATTTCTAAATTGAAATCAGAAAATATTTTAACGGCATCTAAAATTGATTATACAATCCTTAGAACTATTTTGGTATATGGAAAGGTTTTCGATATGTCACGAAGTAATATTGTACTTTGGGTAAAAAAATCCTTAGAAGATAAAAAAGAAATTACCATTGTTAATGACCAATATCGAATGCCAACTTATGTGGAAGACTTGGCATTAGTATGTAAATTAGCGATTGATAAAAAAGCTATAGGTATTTTTAATGTTTCATCAAAAACACTTTTAAGTATTTACGAAATAGCACAACAAATAGCAGAGGTATTTCAGTTAGATAAAACATTAATAAAGCCAATTACAGCAAAAATATTAAATCAAAAAGCAGTAAGACCCGCTAGAACAGGTTTTGATTTAACAAAGACAAATAATATTTTAAACTTTTATCCAAAGTCATTTAAAGAAGATTTACAGAGATTTAAAGAAAAACTAACTTAAAAACTACATTTAACGCTTAAAACTTGTTAAAAGTACATTTTTTTATGATATTGCGATAACAAATAAAAAAACTAATATATTTATATGAATAAAAGACTTCTTTCGCTGTTATTACTAATAACACCGATGTTAACATTCGCACAAGAAAAAGGTTTAGCTGAAAAGATAAATGAAGGATTCAAACCTGTTGCTGATGCTTGGGGTAGTTTTGTTTTTTACTCTATTGAATTAGGTGGAGGTGTAAAAATGCCATTGGTAATAATAATGTTATTAATGTCAGGATTAATATTTACTATTTTATTCAAATTTGTAAATATTAGATTGTTTCCAACTTCTATAAATATTGTTAAAGGAAAATATGATGATATTGATCATGTCACTTCAGATATAATGGCAGGAGATCCAACACCAGCTGGTGATGCGATTGAAACAATTAGAGTAGAAGGAGCAGATGGAGAGGTTTCTCACTTTCAGGCTTTAACAGCAGCGCTTTCAGGAACTGTAGGTTTAGGAAATATTGCTGGTGTAGCTGTGGCTTTATCTTTAGGAGGTCCAGGAGCAACTTTTTGGATGGTTATTGCAGGTTTAATAGGAATGTCTTCAAAATTTGTTGAATGTACTTTAGGAGTAAAGTATAGAGATGTTGGAGAAGATGGTACAATTTACGGTGGACCAATGTATTATTTACGAAAAGGTTTAGCCGATGTTGGTAAAAGCACTTTAGGTAAAGTATTAGCAGTTCTTTTTGCTATTATGGTTGTTGGTGGTTCTTTTGGTGGAGGTAATATGTTTCAAGCAAATCAGGCAGCGCAACAGTTTGGTAGTATGATTGGATCGAATGATTTGTCAACTGCTTTAACATTTGGAGTTGTAATGTCTATTTTAGTAGGTGTTGTAATTATTGGAGGAATTAAAAGAATTGGAAATATTACAGAGAAAATTGTACCATTTATGGTAGGTATTTATGTTTTAGCAGCTGTTGTTATTTTAGCAGCTAATTTTTCTTTAATAGGAAATGCATTCGGTCAAATTTGGGACGGAGCATTTAATGCAAAAGGTATTTCAGGAGGTATATTAGGAGTCTTAATTATTGGGTTTCAAAGAGCAGCTTTTTCTAATGAAGCAGGAGTTGGTTCAGCAGCAATTGCCCATTCAGCAGTAAAAACAAAATATCCAGCATCTGAAGGTTTAGTAGCTTTATTAGAGCCTTTTATTGATACTGTAGTAGTTTGTACTATGACAGCCTTAGTAATTATTATTACAAACAGCGATGGAAGTGTTATGACATACGGTACAAAATCACCAGATGGAGTTTTAGCTACATCAAAAGCATTTGCTTCGGTATTACCTTGGTTTCCTTACATTTTAACAATCGCAGTAGTATTATTTGCTTTTTCAACGATGTTATCTTGGTCTTATTACGGTTTACAAGGATGGATGTTTTTATTCGGTCGTTCTAAAGCAGCTGATTATGCTTATAAAATCTTATTTTGTTTATTCGTAATCATTGGTTCTGCAGCAAGTTTAGGTGCAGTAACTGATTTTTCTGATGCAATGATTTTTGCAATGGCAGTACCAAATGTTATTGGTTTATTTTTCTTATATCCTAAGGTAAAAGAAGAATTAACAATTTATTTAGACGCAATAAAAGCCAGAAAAGCATCTTAAAAAATGCATAAAATATAAATAATGAATTTATTTAAACCCCATTTCTGGTATAACAAACGCCAAAGAAATGGGGTTTTATTTTTAGTTTCAATTATATTGATACTTCAGTTTGTTTATTTTTATGTTGATTTTTCTTCGGATAAAATAATAAACACAAACTCATCAGAAATAAGTTATTTTCAAAAGCAAATAGATAGTTTAAAAATAATCGCTTTAGAAAATATAAAACCAAAAATATTTCCTTTCAACCCTAATTATATTACCGATTTTAAAGGAGGTAAATTAGGAATGAGTATTCAAGAAATTGATAGATTACATGAATACCGTAAACAACGAAAATTTGTTAATTCAGTTAAAGAATTTCAGCAAATTACAAAAATATCAGATAGCTTATTAAATGAAATTTCGCCATATTTTAAATTTCCAGATTGGGTTGTAAAACGAAACAAGTTATTAGCAAAAAATAAGAAAGTGACTTCATTTTCTTCTTCTAATTTTTCTAACGTGAGTTTTTCAACAGAAATTTCATCAGAAATAGAAAAATCAATAATTAAAAAAATCAATATAAATACTGCTAGTTTTAAAGCGATATTAAAGATTCCAAATATTGATTATGAACTTTGTAAAAAGATTTTTGAATATAGAGATGAGGTAGCTGAACTTCAGGATATATCAGAAATAAAAAATATAGATAATTTTCCAATTGATAAATATGATAGAATAGTTTTATATTTGAAAGCAGAATAGATAAAAAATAAAAAGCATATAAATTATGAATAGTATGTACTTTACTGAAGAGCATGATTTTTTTCGTGAAAGTTTTAAAGACTTTTTACAAAAAGAAGTAGTTCCTCATATAAATAAATGGGAAAAGGATGGAGCTGTAGAACGTTTTATTTGGAAGAAATTCGGTGAAATGGGCTATTTTGGATTAAATCAACCAGAAGAGTATGGTGGTTTAGGTTTAGATCTTTTTTATACTGTAATTTTTTTAGAAGAATTACAAAAAATAAATTCAGGAGGATTTGCAGCGAATATGTGGGCACACGCTTATTTAGCAATGACACATTTAAATGAAGAAGGAGATGATAGAATTAAAAAAGCATATTTAACACCAAGTATTAATGGTGATAAAATTGGCTGTTTATGTATTTCAGAACCTTTCGGTGGAAGTGATGTAGCAGGTATGAGAACTACTGCAGTTAAAAAAGGAGATACTTATGTAATTAATGGATCAAAAACATTTATTACAAACGGAGTGTATTCTGATTATTTAGTAGTTGCTGCTAAAACAAATCTTGAAGACAAGCATAAAGGAATGAGTATTTTTATTTTAGATAGAGATACACCAGGAATTTCGGCAACAAAACTAGATAAATTAGGATGGAGAGCTTCTGATACCGCAGAAATTGCGTTTGATAATGTAGTGATTCCTGCTGAAAATTTAATGGGAGAAGAAGGAAAAGGTTTTCCTTATATAATGCAACATTTTGCTTCAGAACGTTTGATTATGGCAATTAATGCACATGCAAGAGCTGAATATGCCGTAGATTATGTATTAAAATACATGAGCGAAAGAGAAGCTTTTGGTAAAACATTAGATAAATTTCAGGCTTTACGACATAAAGTAGCAGAGATGGCTTCAAAAGTTGATATGTGTAGAGAATATAACTATTCAATCACAAAAAGATTAAACGGAGGTGATTACGTTGTAAAAGAAGCAAGTATGACTAAAATGTTATCTACTAAAATGGCAGATGAGGTTATTTATGATGCATTGCAATTATTAGGTGGTTATGGTTATATGGAAGAATATCCGTTAGCTCGTTTATTAAGAGATAGTCGTTTAGGTCCTATTGGTGGAGGTACTTCTGAAATTTTAAAAGAAATTATCGCCAAAATGATAATTGATAAGAAAGAATATAAACCAGCGACTTAATTTTTTATATTAAATTGATTTTGGGCATTCCCTTGCAGGTCGCGCTTTACACTATATCTTTTTTATGAAAAATAAAAAAGGATGCCGTTTCAATCGCTAATGCAGTGAAAAACTTGAAAATAAATAAAAAAATAATAGTTAATTAAAATAAGACTCAGTACATTTGCAGTCCTAAAAATAAAAATTTAGAGACTACAATGAAAGGAGGTGCTAATATATGTTAATTATTCCAATTAAAGAAGGAGAGAATATCGATAGAGCGTTAAAACGTTACAAGCGAAAGTTTAGAGATGTAAAAATTTTAAGACAATTGCGTGATAAAAAACAGTTCAATAAACCGTCTGTTGTTAAACGTGCTCAACTTAAGAAAGCCTCTTACGTTCAAGGATTAAGAACTAAAGAAGAAGTAAGCTAGAAATAACTTACTAATCACATAAAACCTGTATTGATTAATTTCAATGCAGGTTTTTTTGTACCTTTATTTTTCATAAATACATATGATAAATGTTGATAACCGCTTTTTTAACATATTTAGAACACGAGAAAAATTATTCTAAAAATACAATTAACGCTTACCGTATAGATTTAACAGCATTCAAAGATTTTTGTATCACAGAATTTGATCAAGAAGAATTAACAACAATTCATTATAATCAAATAAGAAGTTGGATAGTTTCACTTGTTAATCAGAATATATCTAATAGAAGTGTAAATAGAAAAATAAGTTCTTTAAAAACTTTTTATAATTTTCTTCAAAAAATAGAAGAAATTGAACTGAACCCATTAGCAAAACATAAAGCCTTAAAAGTACAGCAGAAAATACAAACCCCTTTTGATACAAACGAAGTACAAGAGGTAATTGCTATTTTAAGTGAAGATACCGATTTTGAATCCGTAAGAAATAAACTAATTGTAGAATTGCTTTATTCAACAGGAATGAGAAGAATAGAATTAATTAATATCAAAGAAAAAGATATTGATTTTAGTAAAAAAGTAATAAAGGTGCTAGGTAAAAGAAATAAAGAACGTTATATAATGTTGCTATCAACAGTGTTGGAAACCTTAAATAAGTACTTGATTTTAAAAAGAAGCTATGAGTTAGAAAAAGAGGAAGCGCTTCTAATAACTGAAAAAGGGGTTAAAATTTATGAAAAACTTGTGTATCGAATAATAAATATGTACTTTAGTAGGGTGTCAACCAAAGCAAAGAAAAGCCCACATATATTAAGGCATGCTTTTGCGACACATTTACTAAATAACGGTGCGTCGTTAAATTCGGTTAAAGAATTACTAGGGCATTCAAGTTTAGCCTCTACCCAAGTATATACGCATAATAGCTTGGAGCAGATAAAAAAAGTGTATAACAAGGCTCATCCTAGAGAGTTAAATTAAAGATTGGAAAAATTATGAAAGTATTCACACAGTCAGTAAACTTTACAGCAGATAAAAGCTTGATTGATTACATTGAAAAGAAAATTGAAGGTTTAGAAAAGTTCCATGATAAAATAGTTGATGTAGAAGTTTATTTAAAAGTACAGAAAACTAGTGAAAAGGAAAATAAAATCACTGAGATCAAAATAAATATTCCAGGAGACGAATTGATGGTCAAGAAACAAACAAAAACCTTTGAAGAAGGTGTAAACATTGCTATTGACTCTTTAAAAAGAAGCTTAAAGAAGTCAAAAGAAAAGCAGCGAACTGTTTTAGTTTAATAAAAAAATTAAAAGTTTTTGAAGAAAAGCTTTAGAATATAGAAATTACTTCATATATTTGCAATCCGTTAGAAATAGCGGATTGTTTTTTATTGACAATTAAAAGCCGATGTAGCTCAGCTGGCTAGAGCAGCTGATTTGTAATCAGCAGGTCGTGGGTTCGAGTCCCTCCATTGGCTCAATAAAAAGATAAAGTTCATTAATATAATAAAATACCAAGGGGAGATACCAAAGCGGCCAACTGGGACGGACTGTAACTCCGTTGTCTTACGACTTCGCAGGTTCGAATCCTGCTCTCCCCACTTTTTTAAAATTTAATCAGTCAGTATGTTGAATTTCAACTTTTAATTCTTGACTGAAGGTTTTGGAAATGTGCGAAAGTAGCTCAGTTGGTAGAGCGTCAGCCTTCCAAGCTGAATGTCGCCAGTTCGAACCTGGTCTTTCGCTCTGAAATTGTCCACGCCGGTGTAGCTCAGTTGGTAGAGCGCATCCTTGGTAGGGATGAGGTCATCGGTTCAAATCCGATCATTGGCTCTTTTTTTAGGGTTTTTTTGAAAAAGGATTTTAAAGTAATACTAAATATATTTAACTAAAGAATTAAAATTAATATCACGGCAAAAGAAACTTACGATCGTTCGAAGCCCCACTTAAACGTTGGTACTATTGGTCACGTAGATCACGGTAAAACTACATTAACTGCTGCTATCACAAAAGTATTAGCTGATGCAGGATTCTCTGAAGCTAGAGATTTTGATCAAATCGATAACGCACCAGAAGAAAAAGAAAGAGGTATTACAATTAACTCTTCTCACGTTGAATATGCAACTCAGAACCGTCACTACGCGCACGTAGACTGTCCAGGTCACGCGGATTACGTAAAGAACATGGTAACTGGTGCTGCTCAAATGGATGGAGCTATTTTAGTAGTAGCTGCAACTGATGGTCCTATGCCACAAACACGTGAGCATATTTTATTAGGTCGTCAAGTAGGTATTCCTCGTATGGTTGTTTTCTTGAATAAAGTTGACATGGTTGATGATGAGGAGTTACTTGAGTTAGTGGAAATGGAAGTAAGGGAGTTATTATCTTTCTATGAGTATGATGGAGATAATGGTCCTGTGGTTTCAGGTTCGGCTTTAGGAGCTTTAAATGGTGAGGAGAAATGGGTTAATACTGTTTTAGAATTAATGGCTGCTGTTGATGCTTGGATTGAAGAGCCTTTAAGAGAAACTGAAAAGGATTTCTTAATGCCAATTGAAGATGTATTCTCTATTACTGGTCGTGGTACTGTTGCAACTGGTCGTATTGAAACAGGAATCATCAATTCTGGAGATCCTGTTGAGATTATAGGTATGGGTACTGAGAAGTTAACTTCTACAGTTACTGGTATTGAAATGTTCCGTCAAATCTTAGATAGAGGTGAGGCTGGAGATAATGCAGGTATCTTATTAAGAGGTATTGCTAAAGAAGATATTAAAAGAGGAATGGTTATTGTTAAGCCAGGATCTGTAACTCCACATGCTAAGTTTAAGGCTGAGGTGTATGTATTGAAAAAAGAAGAAGGTGGACGTCACACTCCATTCCATAATAACTATCGCCCTCAGTTTTACGTGCGTACTACTGATGTGACAGGAAATATTGTTTTACCTGAAGGAGTTGAAATGGTTATGCCTGGTGATAACTTAACTATTACTGTTGATTTAATTCAACCAATTGCATTAAACTTAGGTTTGCAGTTTGCTATCCGTGAAGGAGGTAGAACAGTAGGTGCAGGTCAGGTTACTGAAATTTTAGACTAATTTATTAGTTTATAAATAATATAAAAAAAGGAGTCTCTTAAATGAGAGACTCCTTTTAAAATAAAATACGGGCGTAGTTCAGCGGTAGAGCACTGGTCTCCAAAACCAGGTGTCGGGAGTTCGAATCTCTCCGTCCGTGCATAATAAAGCGAGTTATAATGATAAATTATAGCTCGCTAAAAGAATAACAACGTGAATAACTTTATAGAGTACATCAAGGGTTCTTTTGAAGAATTGAATACAAATATGACATGGTCTTCTCGTGAAGAAGCCCAAAAGTCTACTGTTGTAGTTGCGGCATTTACGATTGTTTTTGCTTTACTTGTAGCAGGAATAGATAGAGTTTTTCAAACAGGATTAGATAATTTCTTTAAAATGTTTTAATAATGGCTGACTCAGTAATGAAGTGGTATGTGGTAAGAGCAGTTGGTGGTCAAGAAAATAAGGTTAAAGCCTACATCGAGACAGAAATTGCTCGTTTTGGTTTGTCTGATTTTGTAAGTAAAGTTATCGTTCCTACAGAAAAAGTTATTCAAGTAAGAAACGGAAAGAAAGTTAACAGAGAAAGAGTTTATTTTCCAGGTTATGTAATGGTAGAGGCTAATTTAGCAGGAGAAGTACCTCACGTGATAAAATCAGTAACAGGCGTTATTGGTTTTTTAGGTGAAACAAAAGGTGGTGAACCAGTACCTATGCGTAAATCTGAAGTGAACAGGATGTTAGGAAAAGTTGATGAACTTTCTGTAAAAGATGAAAATATTGCAATTCCTTTTAACACTGGTGAAACAGTAAAAGTAATTGATGGTCCTTTTAATGGTTTTGACGGTACTGTCGAAAAAGTTAATGAGGAGAAGCGTAAGTTAGAAGTAATGGTTAAGATTTTTGGAAGAAAAACACCATTAGAGTTAAACTATATGCAAGTAGAGAAAATATAATTGTTACACCTATATTTTGATGTGTTTGAAGCTTCCATTTTAAGCATATCGTTTTTAAATCTTAAACAATGGCAAAAGAAATAAGTAAATTAGTTAAACTACAAGTTAGGGGAGGTGCTGCGAATCCGTCGCCACCAGTTGGACCCGCTTTAGGTGCTGCCGGTGTTAATATCATGGAGTTCTGTAAGCAGTTTAATGCTCGTACACAGGACAAGCAAGGTAAAGTTTTACCTGTTGTGATTACTGTTTATAAAGACAAATCTTTCGAGTTTGTTGTAAAAACACCACCAGCTGCAGTACAATTGTTAGAAGCGGCCAAAATTAAGAAGGGTTCGGGAGAACCAAATAGGAAAAAAGTAGCAAGTGTTTCTTGGGATCAGATTCGATTAATTGCAGAAGACAAAATGGTAGATATGAATGCCTTTAAAGTTGAATCAGCAATGAAAATGATAGCCGGAACCGCTCGTTCTATGGGATTAACAGTAACAGGTAATGCACCTGCTTAAACTTTAAAAGATATTTAGAAATGGCAATTACTAGAAAGCAAAAAGAAGCTCGTTCTAAGGTAGATAGCTCTAAAGTTTACAGCTTACAAGATGCATCAGCCTTAGTTAAGGAAATTACAACTGTAAAATTTGACGCATCAGTTGATTTAGCAGTACGTTTAGGAGTTGATCCTCGTAAAGCAAATCAAATGGTACGTGGTGTTGTAACATTACCTCACGGAACAGGAAAAGACGTAAAAGTATTAGCATTAGTTACTCCAGATAAAGAAGCAGAAGCTATTGCAGCTGGTGCTGATTATGTTGGACTAGATGAATACCTTCAGAAAATTAAAGGTGGTTGGACTGATGTTGATGTGATTATAACTATGCCTAGTGTTATGGGTAAGTTAGGTCCTTTAGGTCGTGTATTAGGACCAAGAGGTTTAATGCCTAACCCAAAGACAGGTACAGTAACTATGAACGTTGCAAAAGCAGTACAAGAAGTTAAAGCTGGTAAAATTGACTTTAAAGTTGATAAAACTGGTATTGTACATGCTGCTATCGGAAAAGTATCTTTTGATGCTCAGAAGATTCAGGAAAATGCAAATGAGTTATTACAAACGTTAGTTAAATTAAAGCCAACAGCGGCTAAAGGAGATTATATAAAGAGTATATTTATGTCTTCAACTA
The Tenacibaculum pacificus DNA segment above includes these coding regions:
- the uvrA gene encoding excinuclease ABC subunit UvrA; the encoded protein is MKEQEYIEVYGARAHNLKNIDVKIPREKLVVITGLSGSGKSSLAFDTIYAEGQRRYIETFSAYARQFLGGLERPDVDKIDGLSPVIAIEQKTTNKSPRSTVGTITEIYDFLRLLFSRASDAYSYNTNEKMVSYSDEQIRKLILKDFNEKRIAVLAPLIRARKGHYRELFEQIAKQGFVKVRVDGEIKEIVKGMKLDRYKTHDIEVVIDRLVINEKSEKRLEETIKTALYTGNNILMVIDVDAIHIDDKPRYFSRELMCPSTGIAYPNPEPNSFSFNSPRGACGNCNGLGITDEINIKKLIPDDSISIKNGGIVPLGNQKSSWIFKQLQTIADRHNFKLTDPINKIPANALEIILYGGNEKFEINSKELGVTRNYEIDFEGIIAFIENQYKNAESTTIKRWAKDFMDEVTCSVCEGKRLKKEALHFKFNNKNISDLAQMDVTELAAWFKDIESSLSEKQLIIASEILKEIRTRIQFLLDVGLDYLTLDRTSKSLSGGEAQRIRLATQIGSQLVGVLYILDEPSIGLHQRDNEKLIKSLIKLRDIGNSVLVVEHDKDMIEQADFVLDIGTGAGIHGGEIVSQGTFEDLKLHNTLTADYLTGRKKIAIPTERRKGNGNFIKLSGASGNNLKNVTVKFPLGQMICVTGVSGSGKSTLINETLYPILNAHIYRGVKKPMPYKKIEGLEHIDKVIDIDQSPIGRTPRSNPATYTGTFGEIRSLFAKTPEAAIRGYKPGRFSFNVKGGRCETCQGGGVRVIEMNFLPDVNVTCETCQGKRFNRETLEIRYKGKSIADILNMTINEATDFFELIPKIHRKLKTIKDVGLGYITLGQQSTTLSGGEAQRIKLASELSKRDTGNTFYILDEPTTGLHFEDIRVLMNVLNKLADKGNTVLIIEHNMDVIKLADHIIDIGMEGGKNGGEVLITGSPEKVAKHKTSYTAKFLNKELI
- a CDS encoding PspC domain-containing protein, whose amino-acid sequence is MKLIHGVRHFFERHGFDVSSRLADKLGMRATNVRLFFIYISFVTVGLSFGVYLTLAFLLKLKDMIYTKRTSVFDL
- a CDS encoding potassium channel family protein, giving the protein MFKSRLYKAIFFSVLILSIGVGGYLILFDYSFIDALYMTIITITTIGFGEVHPFGTGEKIFTIGLILSSLFIFGYAVSLFSEYLISGQFFYQLKTKKVQKKIEKLKGHTIVCGYGRNGKQAISKLYSYNKKLVVIEKYEDIIKELDENEILNIQGDATTDEALLKAGILNADYLITVLPSDADNLFVVLTASQLNKKCKIISRASEESSCSKLKIAGADNVIMPDKLGGAHMASLVVTPDVIEFVDRLTIEGDTTANLEEIKIDNLPKEYLNRTILDLDIRKKTGCTVIGYHTKNKEYIINPEASLSLKAGGNLIVLGRPEQIIKLRELF
- a CDS encoding SDR family oxidoreductase, translating into MKKVIITGTNGLLGQSLVNLLLEEKEKYQVIGFSRGENRSGRNDFEYVSIDITDEKNLLKNLKEYQPDIIVNTAAMTNVDACEDNKTACDILNIDVIENLKIFSADNNTHLIHLSTDFIFDGENGPYKETDTPNPLSYYGISKLKSENILTASKIDYTILRTILVYGKVFDMSRSNIVLWVKKSLEDKKEITIVNDQYRMPTYVEDLALVCKLAIDKKAIGIFNVSSKTLLSIYEIAQQIAEVFQLDKTLIKPITAKILNQKAVRPARTGFDLTKTNNILNFYPKSFKEDLQRFKEKLT
- a CDS encoding alanine/glycine:cation symporter family protein is translated as MNKRLLSLLLLITPMLTFAQEKGLAEKINEGFKPVADAWGSFVFYSIELGGGVKMPLVIIMLLMSGLIFTILFKFVNIRLFPTSINIVKGKYDDIDHVTSDIMAGDPTPAGDAIETIRVEGADGEVSHFQALTAALSGTVGLGNIAGVAVALSLGGPGATFWMVIAGLIGMSSKFVECTLGVKYRDVGEDGTIYGGPMYYLRKGLADVGKSTLGKVLAVLFAIMVVGGSFGGGNMFQANQAAQQFGSMIGSNDLSTALTFGVVMSILVGVVIIGGIKRIGNITEKIVPFMVGIYVLAAVVILAANFSLIGNAFGQIWDGAFNAKGISGGILGVLIIGFQRAAFSNEAGVGSAAIAHSAVKTKYPASEGLVALLEPFIDTVVVCTMTALVIIITNSDGSVMTYGTKSPDGVLATSKAFASVLPWFPYILTIAVVLFAFSTMLSWSYYGLQGWMFLFGRSKAADYAYKILFCLFVIIGSAASLGAVTDFSDAMIFAMAVPNVIGLFFLYPKVKEELTIYLDAIKARKAS